One Amorphoplanes digitatis genomic window carries:
- a CDS encoding IclR family transcriptional regulator — MQPTETRPAETGPETQGVRSVQRALDILSLLTEERPLITIRDAVAATGLAKTTVIRLIQTLEQIGLLWATSTGYMAGPGLWRWAHLARSSWELPPETKRMMRDLAARDRETVNVYVARDIVRVCIAQQESPQPLRHVVHIGDELPLWAGASAKVLLRNASPGLLARVARSSPYGEGHVRRLREWIDEAALRGHAVSHGEREEGLTAVAVPILGRSGTAVAALSLSGPTLRFTDERIDTFARDLKEVAQRMAERGFDHPLGSSF; from the coding sequence CGAGACCCGGCCGGCCGAGACGGGGCCGGAGACACAGGGCGTGCGCAGCGTGCAGCGCGCGCTGGACATCCTGTCGCTGCTCACCGAGGAACGGCCGCTGATCACCATCCGGGACGCCGTGGCGGCCACCGGACTCGCCAAGACGACAGTGATCCGTCTTATCCAGACCCTGGAGCAGATCGGCCTGCTCTGGGCGACGAGCACCGGCTACATGGCCGGGCCCGGGCTCTGGCGCTGGGCGCACCTCGCGCGCAGCAGCTGGGAGCTGCCGCCCGAGACCAAGCGGATGATGCGCGACCTCGCCGCCCGCGACCGGGAGACGGTAAACGTCTACGTCGCGCGCGACATCGTCCGGGTCTGCATCGCGCAGCAGGAGAGCCCGCAGCCGCTGCGGCACGTCGTGCACATCGGCGACGAGCTGCCGCTCTGGGCCGGCGCGTCCGCCAAGGTGCTGCTGCGCAACGCGAGCCCGGGCCTGCTCGCCCGGGTCGCGCGCTCCTCCCCGTACGGCGAGGGCCACGTCCGCCGCCTGCGGGAGTGGATCGACGAGGCCGCCCTGCGCGGTCACGCGGTCAGCCACGGCGAGCGCGAGGAGGGCCTGACCGCGGTCGCGGTGCCGATCCTCGGCCGCTCCGGCACGGCGGTGGCGGCGCTGAGCCTGAGCGGGCCGACCCTGCGCTTCACCGACGAACGGATCGACACCTTCGCGCGCGACCTGAAGGAGGTGGCCCAGCGGATGGCCGAGCGCGGCTTCGACCACCCGCTCGGCTCGTCGTTCTGA
- a CDS encoding CaiB/BaiF CoA transferase family protein, giving the protein MHERPLSGVRVLDLTNVLAGPYCSYHLMLLGAEVVKVELPGQGDLARRLGPDPALNAAGLGASFLAQNAGKKSIELDLKDDAGREAFAELVRGADVLLENFRAGVLARLGYDPERLRELNPGLIYCAITGFGQRGPMSQAPAYDQIIQGLSGMMSITGTPESAPLRVGFPICDTVGGLTAALAICAALAGRGRDGQGRFLDVSMLEASVSAMGWAVSNYLVSGIAPEPTGDQNATAAPSGTFDAADGPLNIAANRQEQFETLCALIGRPGLCADPRFADRESRKEHRDALNREINDALAARPASDWERILAAAGVPAARILTVPQAIESAQAAGRGFISELPFPEGAAAPGALRVTGNGVQFDGEQFGPPAPPPTLGEHNADLPGLLTRWRAAAGAPR; this is encoded by the coding sequence ATGCACGAGCGACCACTGTCCGGTGTCCGGGTGCTCGACCTGACCAACGTGCTCGCCGGGCCGTACTGCAGCTATCACCTGATGCTGCTCGGCGCGGAGGTGGTCAAGGTGGAGCTGCCCGGTCAGGGCGACCTGGCCCGGCGCCTCGGCCCGGACCCGGCGCTGAACGCCGCCGGGCTCGGCGCCTCCTTCCTCGCGCAGAACGCCGGGAAGAAGTCGATCGAGCTGGACCTCAAGGACGACGCGGGCCGGGAGGCCTTCGCCGAGCTGGTCCGCGGCGCCGACGTGCTGCTGGAGAACTTCCGCGCGGGTGTGCTCGCCCGGCTCGGCTACGACCCCGAGCGGCTGCGGGAGCTGAACCCGGGGCTGATCTACTGCGCGATCACCGGCTTCGGCCAGCGGGGCCCGATGAGCCAGGCGCCCGCCTACGACCAGATCATCCAGGGGCTGTCCGGGATGATGAGCATCACCGGTACGCCCGAGTCGGCACCGCTGCGCGTCGGCTTCCCGATCTGCGACACCGTCGGCGGCCTGACCGCGGCGCTGGCCATCTGCGCCGCGCTCGCCGGGCGCGGGCGCGACGGGCAGGGCCGCTTCCTCGACGTGTCCATGCTGGAGGCCTCCGTCTCCGCGATGGGCTGGGCGGTCTCCAACTACCTGGTGAGCGGCATCGCGCCGGAGCCGACGGGCGATCAAAACGCCACCGCCGCGCCGTCGGGGACCTTCGACGCCGCCGACGGTCCGCTCAACATCGCCGCGAACCGCCAGGAGCAGTTCGAGACGCTGTGCGCCCTGATCGGGCGCCCCGGGCTGTGCGCCGATCCGCGGTTCGCCGACCGCGAGTCGCGCAAGGAGCATCGCGACGCGCTGAACCGCGAGATCAACGACGCGCTGGCGGCGCGCCCCGCGTCCGACTGGGAACGGATCCTCGCCGCAGCGGGCGTGCCCGCCGCCCGCATACTCACCGTGCCGCAGGCGATCGAGTCCGCGCAGGCGGCGGGCCGCGGGTTCATCAGCGAGCTGCCGTTCCCCGAGGGCGCGGCCGCCCCCGGCGCCCTGCGGGTGACCGGCAACGGCGTGCAGTTCGACGGGGAACAGTTCGGCCCGCCCGCGCCGCCGCCAACGCTGGGCGAGCACAACGCCGACCTGCCCGGCCTGCTGACCCGGTGGCGCGCGGCGGCCGGAGCGCCGCGATGA
- a CDS encoding citryl-CoA lyase, whose protein sequence is MTADRTRDEVAGWWATAVSRIEPGVIELRGHPVQDLIGTTGLTDMIWLMLRGDLPAPRESALLEAALVAGVDHGPQAPSIAIARMAATCGVGLNNAVATGVNVLGDVHGGAGEQCVALLDEICDTGDAAATVARWRARSPYLPGFGHRFHPVDPRRAPLLALVDDAVRDGVVAGRHLAAARAIEELLNARAGRHVPMNIDGATAVIYAELGFAAPLARGLFVLSRSVGILAHAWEETQQGRRIKGPIPPSILPAHLGPGAG, encoded by the coding sequence ATGACCGCCGACCGCACCCGCGACGAGGTCGCCGGCTGGTGGGCGACGGCGGTCAGCCGCATCGAGCCCGGCGTCATCGAGCTGCGCGGCCACCCGGTGCAGGACCTCATCGGCACGACCGGGCTGACCGACATGATCTGGCTGATGCTGCGCGGCGACCTCCCGGCGCCCCGCGAGTCCGCCCTGCTGGAGGCCGCCCTGGTCGCCGGGGTGGACCATGGACCGCAGGCGCCCTCGATCGCGATCGCCCGGATGGCGGCCACCTGCGGGGTCGGGCTGAACAACGCCGTCGCCACCGGGGTCAACGTGCTGGGCGACGTGCACGGCGGCGCCGGCGAGCAGTGCGTCGCGCTGCTCGACGAGATCTGCGACACCGGCGACGCCGCCGCGACGGTCGCCCGGTGGCGGGCCCGCTCGCCCTACCTGCCCGGCTTCGGGCACCGCTTCCACCCGGTCGACCCGCGCCGGGCGCCGCTGCTGGCGCTCGTGGACGACGCGGTACGCGACGGCGTCGTCGCCGGCCGGCACCTCGCCGCCGCCCGCGCGATCGAGGAGCTGCTCAACGCCCGGGCCGGCCGGCACGTGCCGATGAACATCGACGGCGCCACCGCGGTCATCTACGCCGAGCTCGGCTTCGCGGCGCCGCTGGCCCGCGGCCTGTTCGTGCTCAGCCGCAGCGTCGGCATCCTGGCACACGCGTGGGAGGAGACCCAGCAGGGCCGCCGGATCAAGGGACCCATCCCGCCGTCGATCCTGCCCGCACACCTCGGGCCGGGCGCGGGCTGA
- a CDS encoding shikimate dehydrogenase, which yields MDGADGHFIVGLIGAGIGTSLSPSLHEREADDQGLRYIYQLIDIAALGLAAADVGDLVRTARQLGFRGLNVTHPCKQEVLEHLDELSPEAAELGAVNTVVFAGGRSIGHNTDRHGFAESFRRGLPGAAIGRVALIGAGGAGAAVAHAMAGLGAGHLTVIDADPDRARRLAGSLRAAGTPADGAGVERVAELLAGADGLINATPVGMEDHLGLPVPAELLRPRCWVADVIYRPLETGLLRAARAAGCRTLDGGGMVVHQAAEAFRLFTGRPPEVGRMLRHFADLTAPPALTDGGARA from the coding sequence GTGGACGGTGCGGACGGCCACTTCATCGTCGGGCTGATCGGCGCCGGCATCGGCACCTCGCTGAGCCCGTCGCTGCACGAGCGGGAGGCCGACGACCAGGGGCTGCGCTACATCTACCAGCTGATCGACATCGCCGCGCTCGGCCTGGCGGCCGCCGACGTCGGCGACCTCGTCCGCACCGCTCGGCAGCTCGGCTTCCGCGGCCTGAACGTCACCCACCCGTGCAAGCAGGAGGTCCTCGAGCACCTCGACGAGCTCTCGCCCGAGGCGGCGGAGCTCGGCGCGGTCAACACCGTCGTCTTCGCCGGGGGCCGTTCGATCGGGCACAACACCGACCGGCACGGATTCGCCGAGAGCTTCCGGCGCGGGCTGCCCGGCGCGGCGATCGGCCGGGTGGCCCTGATCGGCGCGGGTGGCGCGGGCGCGGCGGTGGCGCACGCGATGGCCGGGCTCGGCGCCGGCCACCTCACCGTCATCGACGCCGACCCGGACCGCGCGCGCCGGCTGGCCGGGTCGCTGCGCGCGGCCGGCACCCCCGCCGACGGCGCCGGCGTCGAGCGGGTCGCCGAGCTGCTGGCCGGCGCCGACGGCCTGATCAACGCGACCCCGGTCGGCATGGAGGACCACCTCGGCCTGCCCGTGCCGGCCGAGCTGCTCCGGCCGCGGTGCTGGGTCGCCGACGTCATCTACCGGCCGCTGGAGACCGGCCTGCTGCGCGCGGCGCGGGCGGCCGGCTGCCGCACGCTCGACGGCGGCGGCATGGTCGTCCATCAGGCCGCCGAGGCGTTCCGGCTGTTCACCGGCCGCCCGCCGGAGGTCGGCCGGATGCTGCGGCACTTCGCGGACCTGACCGCGCCCCCGGCGCTGACCGACGGGGGCGCCCGTGCCTAG
- a CDS encoding TetR/AcrR family transcriptional regulator, with translation MEATRAPSDNPERRRDAERTRAEILAVATAEFADRGYDGARVDEIADRTRTTKRMIYYYFGGKRQLYVEALEQAYARIRAAEQQVNVDHLEPAAAIRRLAEVTFDHHEANPDFIRLVSIENIHRGEHIARLPDLIDLNTPAVRLLTDLLRRGQEQGVFRTDVDAVDVHMTISAFCFFRVANQYTFGTIFGRDLLDPGRREHYRTMLGDMVVAHLTAVG, from the coding sequence ATGGAAGCGACACGCGCACCGTCCGACAACCCGGAACGCCGCCGCGACGCGGAACGCACCCGCGCGGAGATCCTGGCCGTGGCCACCGCGGAGTTCGCCGATCGCGGCTACGACGGCGCCCGGGTGGACGAGATCGCGGACCGCACCCGCACCACCAAGCGGATGATCTACTACTACTTCGGCGGCAAGCGGCAGTTGTACGTCGAGGCCCTCGAGCAGGCGTACGCCCGGATCCGCGCCGCGGAGCAGCAGGTCAACGTCGACCACCTGGAGCCGGCCGCGGCGATCCGGCGGCTGGCCGAGGTGACCTTCGACCACCACGAGGCCAACCCGGACTTCATCCGCCTGGTCAGCATCGAGAACATCCACCGCGGCGAGCACATCGCGCGGCTGCCGGACCTGATCGACCTCAACACCCCGGCCGTACGGCTACTGACCGACCTGCTGCGGCGCGGCCAGGAGCAGGGCGTCTTCCGCACCGACGTGGACGCCGTCGACGTGCACATGACGATCAGCGCGTTCTGCTTCTTCCGGGTCGCCAACCAGTACACGTTCGGCACGATCTTCGGTCGCGACCTGCTCGACCCGGGCCGGCGCGAGCACTACCGCACGATGCTCGGCGACATGGTCGTCGCCCACCTCACCGCCGTCGGCTGA
- a CDS encoding amidohydrolase: MPNAIADLLFTGGPVLTGETTGRATALAVREGRILAVGGDELSELAGPGTEVVDLRGRLLLPGFQDAHCHAVAGGIELGQCDLTGTTGVQEYLDRIAAYATANPDAPWISGSGWSMESFPGGTPSRALLDRIVADRPVFLTNRDHHGAWVNSRALKLAGIDADTPDPADGRIDREPGGAPSGGLQEGAMSLVAGLIPEVTRADRLAGLLRAQRLMHSLGITAWQDAMLCASNGYPDISDAYFAAAHDGSLISAVAGALWWDRDRGADQIPELEEKRERFTVGRLRSGTVKFMLDGVAENFTAAMTVPYRDAHGHPTTNHGLSFIDPAALPEYVAALDALGFQAHFHALGDRAVRDALDAVAAARAANGFRDTRPHLAHLQVVHPDDVPRFRALGATANIQPLWAAHEPQMDELTLPFLEPGPAGWQYPFGDLERAGASLAAGSDWPVSSPDPMRGIHVAVNRAHVGGDLPPFLPHQRLTLGAALAAYTAGSAHVNHLDDTGHLRPGYRADLVVLDRDPFGAPPEEIGESTVDLTYIDGVRVYAATAA; the protein is encoded by the coding sequence ATGCCGAACGCCATCGCTGACCTGCTGTTCACCGGCGGCCCCGTGCTGACCGGCGAGACCACCGGGCGCGCCACCGCGCTCGCCGTGCGCGAGGGCCGGATCCTGGCCGTCGGCGGCGACGAGCTGTCCGAGCTCGCCGGGCCCGGTACCGAGGTCGTCGACCTGCGCGGGCGGCTGCTGCTGCCCGGCTTCCAGGACGCGCACTGCCACGCGGTGGCCGGCGGCATCGAGCTGGGCCAGTGCGATCTCACCGGCACCACCGGCGTGCAGGAGTACCTCGACCGGATCGCCGCGTACGCGACGGCGAACCCCGACGCGCCCTGGATCTCCGGCAGCGGCTGGTCGATGGAGAGCTTCCCCGGCGGCACGCCGTCGCGGGCCCTGCTCGACCGGATCGTCGCGGACCGGCCGGTGTTCCTGACCAACCGCGACCACCACGGCGCCTGGGTCAACAGCCGCGCGCTGAAGCTGGCCGGCATCGACGCGGACACCCCGGACCCGGCGGACGGGCGGATCGACCGCGAGCCCGGCGGCGCGCCGAGCGGCGGGCTCCAGGAGGGCGCGATGTCACTGGTCGCCGGCCTGATCCCGGAGGTGACCCGGGCGGACCGGCTCGCCGGGCTGCTGCGCGCCCAGCGCCTGATGCACTCGCTGGGCATCACCGCCTGGCAGGACGCGATGCTGTGCGCCTCCAACGGCTACCCCGACATCTCCGACGCCTACTTCGCCGCGGCGCACGACGGGTCGCTGATCTCCGCGGTCGCCGGGGCGCTGTGGTGGGACCGGGACCGCGGCGCCGACCAGATACCGGAGCTGGAGGAGAAGCGGGAGCGGTTCACCGTCGGCCGGCTGCGCAGCGGGACGGTGAAGTTCATGCTCGACGGCGTCGCGGAGAACTTCACCGCCGCGATGACCGTGCCCTACCGGGACGCGCACGGCCACCCGACGACCAACCACGGGCTCTCCTTCATCGACCCGGCGGCGCTGCCCGAATACGTCGCCGCGCTGGACGCGCTGGGCTTCCAGGCGCACTTCCACGCGCTCGGCGACCGCGCCGTGCGCGACGCGCTCGACGCCGTCGCCGCCGCCCGCGCCGCCAACGGATTCCGCGACACCCGGCCGCACCTGGCACACCTCCAGGTCGTGCACCCCGACGACGTGCCGCGCTTCCGCGCCCTCGGCGCGACCGCGAACATCCAGCCGCTCTGGGCCGCGCACGAGCCGCAGATGGACGAGCTGACCCTGCCGTTCCTCGAGCCGGGCCCGGCCGGGTGGCAGTACCCGTTCGGCGACCTCGAGCGGGCCGGCGCGAGCCTGGCGGCCGGCAGCGACTGGCCGGTCAGCAGCCCCGACCCGATGCGCGGCATCCACGTCGCGGTCAACCGGGCGCACGTCGGCGGCGACCTGCCCCCGTTCCTGCCCCATCAGCGGCTCACCCTTGGCGCGGCGCTGGCCGCGTACACCGCGGGCTCGGCACACGTGAACCATCTCGACGACACCGGGCACCTGCGGCCCGGCTACCGCGCCGACCTCGTGGTGCTCGACCGCGACCCGTTCGGCGCGCCGCCCGAGGAGATCGGCGAGTCAACGGTCGACCTCACCTACATCGACGGCGTCCGGGTGTACGCGGCGACCGCCGCCTGA
- a CDS encoding polysaccharide deacetylase family protein, with protein sequence MIGKPAGRRRNRLLSAGLAGAVGVLTAAGVLAVTSSADAAADCANGYVGLTYDDGPNPSNTTNLLNALRSAGVRATMFNVGQNAAANPGLVSAQASAGMWIGNHSYTHPHMLTLSQAQMSSELSRTQTAIQNGGGGTPKLFRPPYGETNATLQSAASALGLRTLTWDVDSQDWNGASTAQIVQAASTLSNGQTILMHDQYATTVAAIPQIAAGLRNRGLCAGMISPSTGRAVAPDGTPPTTGPTTPPPGGTCTTTYAEGQKWSDRFNGQVTVSGTNNWVVTVTLQSPQKIIATWNASVSWSSATVMTARPNGNGNTFGFTVQHGGNWAWPSLSCRVG encoded by the coding sequence ATGATCGGAAAACCTGCCGGACGGCGGCGGAACAGACTGCTCAGCGCGGGACTGGCCGGCGCGGTCGGTGTCCTGACCGCGGCCGGCGTGCTGGCCGTGACCTCCTCGGCCGACGCGGCGGCCGACTGCGCCAACGGCTACGTCGGGCTGACCTACGACGACGGTCCCAACCCGTCGAACACCACGAACCTGCTCAACGCGCTGCGCTCGGCGGGCGTGCGGGCCACGATGTTCAACGTGGGCCAGAACGCCGCCGCCAACCCCGGCCTGGTCTCCGCCCAGGCGAGCGCCGGCATGTGGATCGGCAACCACAGCTACACCCACCCGCACATGCTCACCCTGAGCCAGGCGCAGATGTCCTCCGAGCTGTCCCGGACACAGACCGCCATCCAGAACGGCGGCGGCGGCACCCCGAAGCTGTTCCGCCCGCCGTACGGTGAGACGAACGCGACGCTCCAGTCGGCGGCCTCCGCCCTCGGCCTGCGGACGCTGACCTGGGACGTCGACTCGCAGGACTGGAACGGCGCGAGCACCGCGCAGATCGTGCAGGCCGCGTCCACCCTCTCCAACGGACAGACCATCCTCATGCACGATCAGTACGCGACCACCGTCGCCGCGATCCCGCAGATCGCCGCCGGCCTGCGCAACCGCGGCCTCTGCGCCGGCATGATCTCGCCGTCGACCGGCCGGGCCGTCGCGCCCGACGGCACCCCGCCGACGACGGGCCCGACCACCCCGCCGCCCGGCGGCACCTGCACGACGACCTACGCCGAGGGCCAGAAGTGGAGCGACCGCTTCAACGGCCAGGTGACGGTCTCCGGCACCAACAACTGGGTCGTGACGGTCACGCTCCAGTCACCCCAGAAGATCATCGCAACCTGGAACGCGTCGGTCAGCTGGAGCAGCGCCACCGTGATGACCGCGCGACCCAACGGCAACGGCAACACGTTCGGCTTCACCGTCCAGCACGGCGGCAACTGGGCCTGGCCCTCCCTGTCCTGCCGCGTCGGGTAG
- a CDS encoding P1 family peptidase, with protein sequence MSPAQLFPVPAGHWTGDGTGVTVILPPAGTVGSGEVRGGAPATREFALLDPVRLVDRVDAVVLSGGSAFGLSAADGVMALLRERGAGFPTPAGPVPIVVGMSIFDRSVRTGPPGAQAGRAAALAALAGGDLAVGRVGAGAGASTGKWRGRSDPGGVGRAQRDAGGVRVAAVVVVNAWGDVLGRDGEPLFGGGAGSARPVAASGMENTTVAVVLTDARLSKSDCFLLAQSGHTGFARSLHPAHSRYDGDAVVALATGEAGAEADLDLLRAVTAEVVADAIRAAVA encoded by the coding sequence ATGAGCCCCGCGCAGCTGTTTCCGGTCCCTGCCGGGCACTGGACCGGCGACGGCACCGGGGTGACGGTGATCCTGCCGCCGGCCGGCACCGTCGGCTCCGGTGAGGTGCGCGGCGGCGCGCCGGCGACCCGTGAGTTCGCCCTGCTCGACCCGGTCCGGCTGGTCGACCGCGTCGACGCCGTCGTCCTGTCGGGCGGCTCGGCGTTCGGGCTCAGCGCGGCCGACGGCGTGATGGCCCTGCTGCGCGAGCGCGGTGCGGGCTTCCCGACCCCGGCCGGTCCCGTGCCGATCGTGGTCGGCATGTCCATCTTCGACCGTTCGGTGCGTACCGGCCCGCCGGGCGCGCAGGCCGGCCGGGCGGCGGCGCTCGCGGCCCTGGCCGGCGGGGACCTGGCCGTCGGCCGGGTGGGCGCGGGTGCCGGCGCGTCGACGGGCAAGTGGCGTGGCCGCTCGGACCCGGGTGGCGTGGGCCGGGCGCAGCGCGACGCGGGCGGCGTGCGGGTCGCGGCGGTCGTCGTGGTCAACGCCTGGGGCGACGTGCTCGGCCGCGACGGGGAGCCACTCTTCGGTGGCGGTGCCGGTTCCGCGCGCCCGGTGGCCGCGTCCGGCATGGAGAACACCACCGTCGCCGTGGTGCTGACCGACGCGCGGCTGTCCAAGTCCGACTGCTTCCTGCTCGCGCAGAGCGGGCACACCGGCTTCGCGCGGAGCCTGCACCCGGCCCACTCGCGTTACGACGGTGACGCGGTGGTCGCGCTCGCCACCGGCGAGGCCGGCGCGGAGGCGGACCTCGACTTGCTGCGGGCGGTCACCGCCGAGGTGGTCGCGGACGCCATCCGCGCGGCAGTCGCCTGA
- a CDS encoding DUF4331 domain-containing protein → MTTQPLHKRRRVAAAIAAAGTVLVGSLAGLGPSASVASSHREAPLIASDPAADNTDLYAFVSPERPGYVNLIANWIPFEEPDGGPNFYPFATDAAYNINVDSDGDAKADAVFRWTFKNVDKRGGNTFLYNNGPVTSFNDKNLLFKQTYTLESSFGGAPFKTRIKDAPVAPSRIGAASMPDYQKLRDEATVQLQGGWKLFAGQADDPFFLDLEVFDLLYGGDLSETGNDTLAGYNVNTLALQVPFKDVALGGDAKRNPVIGVWTTTDRNRVQVTGQSNPKLTDDRVQVSRLGNPLVNEVVVPANLKDAFNSISPDKDAGIPAVVKRVTDPELPKLIEGIYGVPAPATPRNDLVEIFLTGITTKAGGPIKADLNSQLNNKDVDPKRFRPSEMLRLNLGVPVTAQPKRLGVLAGDLQGFPNGRRLGDDALDIALQAVEGAAQTGKLVDALAAGDKVDSNDNAFGGVFPYVALPNQGAVNARAGNTAAAPAALSGSGPAIEKPAPALSPASAQASDDRGISALVLASVIGGGAVLALLTASWMWRRRRVVPSHGDDTLVL, encoded by the coding sequence ATGACCACGCAACCGCTGCACAAGAGGCGCAGAGTCGCGGCGGCAATCGCCGCGGCCGGCACCGTCCTCGTCGGCTCCCTAGCCGGCCTGGGCCCCTCGGCGTCGGTGGCCTCCAGCCACCGCGAGGCCCCGCTGATCGCCAGCGACCCGGCCGCCGACAACACCGACCTGTACGCCTTCGTCAGCCCCGAACGCCCCGGCTACGTCAACCTCATCGCCAACTGGATCCCGTTCGAGGAACCGGACGGGGGCCCGAACTTCTACCCGTTCGCCACCGACGCCGCCTACAACATCAACGTGGACAGCGACGGCGACGCCAAGGCCGACGCGGTGTTCCGCTGGACGTTCAAGAACGTCGACAAGCGCGGCGGCAACACCTTCCTGTACAACAACGGCCCGGTCACCTCGTTCAACGACAAGAACCTGCTGTTCAAGCAGACCTACACGCTGGAGTCGTCGTTCGGCGGCGCGCCGTTCAAGACCCGGATCAAGGACGCGCCCGTCGCGCCGTCGCGGATCGGCGCCGCGTCGATGCCGGACTACCAGAAGCTGCGCGACGAGGCCACCGTCCAGCTGCAGGGCGGCTGGAAGCTCTTCGCCGGCCAGGCCGACGACCCGTTCTTCCTCGACCTGGAGGTCTTCGACCTGCTGTACGGCGGTGACCTGAGCGAGACCGGCAACGACACGCTCGCCGGCTACAACGTCAACACCCTGGCGCTGCAGGTGCCGTTCAAGGACGTGGCGCTGGGCGGCGACGCCAAGCGCAACCCGGTGATCGGCGTCTGGACCACCACCGACCGCAACCGGGTACAGGTGACGGGTCAGAGCAACCCGAAGCTCACCGACGACCGCGTGCAGGTGTCGCGCCTGGGCAACCCGCTGGTCAACGAGGTGGTCGTGCCGGCGAACCTGAAGGACGCCTTCAATTCGATCTCGCCCGACAAGGACGCCGGCATCCCGGCCGTCGTCAAGCGGGTCACCGACCCCGAGCTGCCGAAGCTGATCGAGGGCATCTACGGCGTACCCGCGCCGGCCACCCCGCGCAACGACCTGGTCGAGATCTTCCTGACCGGTATCACCACCAAGGCCGGCGGCCCCATCAAGGCCGACCTGAACTCGCAGCTCAACAACAAGGACGTCGACCCGAAGCGGTTCCGCCCCTCGGAGATGCTGCGGCTCAACCTGGGCGTCCCGGTCACGGCCCAGCCGAAGCGGCTCGGCGTGCTCGCCGGTGACCTGCAGGGCTTCCCGAACGGGCGGCGACTGGGCGACGACGCGCTCGACATCGCCTTGCAGGCCGTCGAGGGTGCCGCGCAGACCGGCAAGCTGGTCGACGCGCTCGCCGCGGGCGACAAGGTCGACAGCAACGACAACGCCTTCGGCGGCGTCTTCCCGTACGTCGCGCTGCCGAACCAGGGCGCCGTCAACGCCCGCGCCGGCAACACCGCCGCCGCACCCGCGGCGCTGTCCGGCAGCGGCCCGGCGATCGAGAAGCCGGCGCCGGCGCTGAGCCCCGCCTCGGCGCAGGCCTCGGACGACCGCGGGATCTCCGCGCTGGTCCTGGCGTCCGTGATCGGCGGAGGCGCCGTGCTGGCGCTGCTCACCGCGTCGTGGATGTGGCGCCGCCGGCGGGTCGTCCCGTCACACGGCGACGACACCCTCGTCCTCTGA